The genomic segment AggtctccgtcgcgctcgccgacatGGGCtgcctcgagggcgtcctcgcgtccaAGGCTGGCGAACTCTTCGACgacttcgacgtcgacggcgacggccaagtggacttcgacgagttcgaggagctcgccgcgagggtcaaggagctcaagggcAGCGTCAATCAgagacccgcgcccgaggttcCCGCTGGCTTTGCcgaatccgccgcggcgctcgcgcttcgAAGGTCCttcgaggcgttcgccgGGTACGGCTCGGGGGGcaacgccggggacggggcggacgcggtgacggggCGGGACTGGGCCAAGCTCGTGAGGGACTGCGGCCTCATCGGCGGATCCGTCAACAAGGCGTCGTGCGACATCATCTTCGCGAGAGCCACGGGGCGTAACTCCCGAACGCTGCGGTGGGAGGACGGCACGTTCCTCCAGGCGTGCGcgcacatcgccgcggagcaccgCGTGACGTTCGGCCaggtcgcgtcgcgcatctCCCAGTGCGCCCCGCAGGCGACCAATCcgggcgcctccgcgtccgcatccgcgggcgccgaggagagaaacgccgccgccgccgcccgagcggCCGCGGAGTCCGCCAACGGCCCAGTCCCGGGCCCGGAGGCCacgtccccgggcgcgctGCGGTCTATATTCGGGCAgtacctcgcggcgagcggcgaggcgggcgcgcaagcgctcgcgcccgtcgaggcGCTTCACGCGTACGCGGATCTGGGTTTGCTTCgatgcgtcgcgctcgacgcggcgcaatccgcggtgaccgccgcggtggcggcgtccgagGGTACCCCGGAGGCGAACGCGACCAaggcggcctcggcgaacggcgcgtccacgtcgtcgctcgtctcccccgcgccgttcgccgcgtgcgccaagaagctcgcggcgctgcagtcgaggagcgcgtacAAGGCTCCGGACGTCGTGGAGCTCATTGGCGAGGACAGGCGGaggatgctcgcggcgtttgAGGCGTTCGGGGGCAGCAAGCACGGGATGCGTCcggaggcgttcgaggcgaCGGTGCGCGCGTGCGGGCTGATCGGCGCCAAGGTCACcgagggcaccgccgcggtcatctTCGCCAAGTGCAAGCACTTGGCGGGCAACAAGAGCATGGTGCCCAAGGTGATGACGTTCGAAGGTTTCGCGCAGGCGatggcgcacgtcgcgtcggagTACTCCGTCAAGTTCGAGGTGGTCAAGGACAGGGTGTTCAAGtgcacgccgcgaacggagGCGCAAAAGGCTCAAgagacggcggagaaggcccGGAAGGAAGCCGCGAaaaaagccgcggcggtggctgaGGCCAACGCGCCGGTTCGAAAGCCGTGGGAGAGCAAGAAGAACAACGAcagggccgaggcggaggccagggcggcggaggcggcggaggcggccgcagccgcagccgcggcggaggctgcggcgaaggctgccgcggacgccgcgagcgccgacccGGTCCAGGCGCCGCTGTCGAATCCGTgcgacgtccccggggaGGCGtacaccgacgccgagctcatcgccgcgtacgaaGCGTTCGCGACGCATACCCAAAGGGGAACGAtgagcgtcgacgcggcgggctgGAATAAGATCGTGCGCGCGTgcgggctcgtcggcggcgccctcacggacgcggtggcgacgcgaatcttcgacgagagcggcgcgcggtcgcacCCCACCGGGCGCATGCACTTCGCCGAGTgggtcgacgcgctggcCGTCGTGGGCGGGACCCACGGGGTGATGTTCAAGGTTGTCGAGGCGAGGGTCAAGTCGGTGGCGGAGAAgcagaaggcggcggggacggcgtcgagaccGATCCAGGTGGTGGAGgccgaggcgccgccgccgccggcggcgccggcgcaggcgaccgcggcggcggcgacggatgccggggcgacgaagaagaagaagaagaaggggaTGTTCGGCTCGATGTTCAGCTCCAAGAGCAAGAAGTGAGCGCCGCTTTCGTCGGTGTTCACGCggaccgacgacgaacgaaTGGGTTTCATTAAAATTAATCTTGACGGGTTTCCTACGGATCGTCCCGCGCCTTTGGGTCGTccccgcacgcgtcgtcctcgccatcCCCCGattcgccgagggcgtcctcCACGCTTCGCTTGACGCTCTCCCTGGCGACCTGCGCCTTGGCGTGCTCGATCATCTGTAAGATCTgagccctcgcgctcgggttaccgtcgccgtcccacATGCCCTTGGCGTCGCACTCGGCCAAGAACCCGCTCAgctcctcggccgcctcggcgtggcGCTGCATGAGGAAGAGGCAGATGCCGCCGTCCCGCCTGTTGAAGAGCGCCACCTTCTCGTCGGGCGCGCAGTGCGCCTGATACGCCACGAtctgcagcgcggcggcgaactcgTCGTTGTTGAAGTAAATCTGCTTGAGGTTCGTCAGCATCCTGGTCAGGAACGCCCTCGGCTTCATCGAGTTATCCGCGAAGAAGCTTCGATCGATGGTGAGCTTGTCCGCCTCGCCCATGGTGTAAAATTTCTTGAGCatgtcctcgacgtcctcgacaaACTTcagctcgccgtcgttgaAGCAGTCCACGAGCACCTCCATGTCTTCGACCACCGGCCGGATCATGAAGTGCGCCGGCAGGTTGACCCCGACCATCGGCACCCCGACCCGCCTCGCCAGCTCCATGTACACCAGCGCTAACGTTATGGGTAtccccgttcgccgcgcgagcacctcgtccAGGCACGAGTTCCGCGGATCGTAAAACTCCTCTTGATTCCCCTTGAACCCCAACGTGTGGAACATGTACCGGCTGATCGCCTTGAGCGTGCGCAGCGGGAACCTCTgttcgggcggcggcagcgtcgCCTCCAACTCCGCCGCCAGGACgtccagctcctcgacggcgtcagcCACGCGAGATTCGTCCGGTCGCCTGTGCATGGCGACGTagcccgcggctcgcgccaagtcgatctcctcgtccggCTTGGACATCTCCTCGCGGAACAGGCTCTCGCCCCTCCTCtgagcggcgagcgcggcgaagaggtcgtcgagctcggcgatcaCCTCGAcgttttcgtcgtcggcggcgtcgagctcctccgtcTCTTCGTTCCCACCCcctgcgacgacgcgatgggaaggagggcggcggcgggcgccggttCAGCgtgagacgcgcggggttgGGTTGGGATCGGGACGGGCGGGTGaacgcgcgcgtgacgagCGTGTCGTGCATCGCGGGGCGGGTGCATCGTTTCCCCGGAGCgtcccttcgcgtcgcgcgggcggcgtcgtcggattGAAAACCTTTCGTTTCTCGCATCACGGccagcgtcggcgtcgagcgcgcgcgactcgaTGCGTGTTACTCGGGGGCAACGAGGCgttacgccgccgcgtccgagtgCATCGCGTCACGGACGCTCTTCGCGACTTCAGTTCGGCCTTTGCTTGGATGAATATCGTCGTCACGcgtgccgccgctcgcgctcgctccGGGGTTCGATCGATCGGGAAAGGAAACATCAGGAAAAACTAACGAGATGGATAGGGCACGGGAGAAGCCCGTCGGCTACTCACCCCGGCtctgctcctcctcctcctcctcctcctcctcctcctcgttaCTCGTGGAGAGTGCCCTGCACGCGATCGAGGCGAGCTCCCATCCTCCGCGCCTccagcccgccgcgcggcggcggcgaagacgcgcgcgaagatcgtcagacgacgaggatgctAAGacggcacgcgcggcgcgggagcggctGATGCTCCTAGCCGCGACCGCCCTAACCCCGCGATCTCCCCGCACGTCGACACGAAGCCGAAGCGAGGCCGCGCATacagccgcgggcgtcgcgagggacggcatcggcgcgcccCCTGGTTGTGCGGCACCGGCGATGAATTCACAAAAACCGAATTAGAGCATTCTGCAACGCATTTCAAGTAGAAAAGGCGCCTAATTGCTTTTAACGCTCACGAATACGACGTCGATTACATAAGCCCAGTTTGTCGCTCTGACCAGGTATCGATACTCCTCCCGTCGAATAGACGGGACAGGGTAGCTCAACTGTGAAACGACCATTCTGACTGGTAGCCCCAGTCTGCTCATCGTTCCGGCCTGATTAGCTCAGTCGGTAGAGCGCACGACTCTTAATCGTGTGGTCATGGGTTCGAGCCCCATATCAGGCACTCTGTCTTTTTTGCGAATTTCCCTTTTTCTTTCTTCTCGACGCTCGCGTATGGCCATTTAGACGCCGAAAGCGCTGATTCCTTTATGACCTCTAGCTGATGACGCACCGTGACGTGGATTTTCACGTTTTGCACTTTTCGCCGATGCAATCCATCACAACGAGAGGAGGACTCCGTCTGCGTAAACGAAGAGGATGGCGGGCGACATCTCCCTGACGAACACGgacaccgcgggcgtcgtgATCTTCGGCCTCATCATGGGTGCGTTCGAAACCCCCTCAGCCGCGAACGAACACTCGACACGCGCTCTTCTCGCCAGATCCTCTCCCCCGATTTAGGGTCCGAGAATCGTTGTTACTTCTTCCCCTCGCTCGCTCTCGTCCGTCTGAAGCCTTCGCTCCCT from the Micromonas commoda chromosome 15, complete sequence genome contains:
- a CDS encoding predicted protein, with the translated sequence MATAHVVTTSLSALLKDAEVLQNALGSETAALNVSLAQARQILAPDDPPFENPELDRLMKEAAAREKERRNSGGFDGRQRRSSNEKTPAAEITKASSLKVSAGKAAFGTESLQEAFKRYDVDNSGYLDFGEVSVALADMGCLEGVLASKAGELFDDFDVDGDGQVDFDEFEELAARVKELKGSVNQRPAPEVPAGFAESAAALALRRSFEAFAGYGSGGNAGDGADAVTGRDWAKLVRDCGLIGGSVNKASCDIIFARATGRNSRTLRWEDGTFLQACAHIAAEHRVTFGQVASRISQCAPQATNPGASASASAGAEERNAAAAARAAAESANGPVPGPEATSPGALRSIFGQYLAASGEAGAQALAPVEALHAYADLGLLRCVALDAAQSAVTAAVAASEGTPEANATKAASANGASTSSLVSPAPFAACAKKLAALQSRSAYKAPDVVELIGEDRRRMLAAFEAFGGSKHGMRPEAFEATVRACGLIGAKVTEGTAAVIFAKCKHLAGNKSMVPKVMTFEGFAQAMAHVASEYSVKFEVVKDRVFKCTPRTEAQKAQETAEKARKEAAKKAAAVAEANAPVRKPWESKKNNDRAEAEARAAEAAEAAAAAAAAEAAAKAAADAASADPVQAPLSNPCDVPGEAYTDAELIAAYEAFATHTQRGTMSVDAAGWNKIVRACGLVGGALTDAVATRIFDESGARSHPTGRMHFAEWVDALAVVGGTHGVMFKVVEARVKSVAEKQKAAGTASRPIQVVEAEAPPPPAAPAQATAAAATDAGATKKKKKKGMFGSMFSSKSKK
- a CDS encoding predicted protein, which codes for FREEMSKPDEEIDLARAAGYVAMHRRPDESRVADAVEELDVLAAELEATLPPPEQRFPLRTLKAISRYMFHTLGFKGNQEEFYDPRNSCLDEVLARRTGIPITLALVYMELARRVGVPMVGVNLPAHFMIRPVVEDMEVLVDCFNDGELKFVEDVEDMLKKFYTMGEADKLTIDRSFFADNSMKPRAFLTRMLTNLKQIYFNNDEFAAALQIVAYQAHCAPDEKVALFNRRDGGICLFLMQRHAEAAEELSGFLAECDAKGMWDGDGNPSARAQILQMIEHAKAQVARESVKRSVEDALGESGDGEDDACGDDPKARDDP